The genomic DNA taggtttttctgggctttttaatgttttatttgaactcCTCTTTTTCCAGGGCAAAAGGACAAAATTCCAACAATTATTAGAACGTTTCGTGTTCTAACTCATTTGTGTGTTCCCCCCTAATCTGCACAGGCTACTTTTAGGAATTCGGAGGTAGTCTAGGTTATTGTTCAATCCAACAGCCTcgcagcatgatactgccactcCCGTGCAAGACAGCTGGTAGTGTTCTGAGGTTTGAAAGCTTCACGTTGACTCCTCCATAAATACTTTCACAAAGTCTGTGTCGCCTTTCCCTAAAACCGTCCTTTAGGAGATATTAGTTGTGACGTTTTTGAGTAAATGTGTGAAGACTGTTCGGCTGGCACAAAATGAGGTCATAGCTTCTAATACTAAAAGCGTAATATTTCCCGAGTATAGTTTCATATTGTCCATGTTAGGGCTGTTTAAACCAAAGGACAAGATGTTAGATAGCGATATTCTGCATTTacctttaaaactttaacatgTCAGTTTGAACGCGCGTGGGTAGTGGGTTCTCCACGCGCAGCGGGGGGTGGGGGTTAAAAAACCGCAGTTTAGCTATAAGTGAGGGGAAATTTGACTATTTTCGTTCAATTTCCAAGGCCACACGACACCTAAAACTATCCGTTCTAGTTAAATATTAAGACTTGTGTCTCCAGGAGTCGGGCTGTCATCGCCTCAAAAGTAAACCAAAATGTGAGTTTTAGAACCACCGAGCTACACAGTCTCGGTTTGGTGGTAGCCATTACAGCTAATGCAGCAGCGTCGTTTCATATGTAGGAAGCTGGACAATACTACAGAACTCCATCGTCCGAGACGGGTAAAcctttgcatttaaagtgtGACGGCTACGTGCCGCTTGTCTATGAACCGTACGTCCCCTCGTAACTCTGCATTTTAACTCTCCGCTCCCCCTCAAAATGACGTCTCCCTGTGCGGCGGCACGTACAGCAAACAACGGCACGGCGACGGCGGCGTTGCCCCTCCATTCTGCGCGAGGCTGGCTGACTGAACCCCTTCCGCCAGTTAAGCTAACCTCTGCGGCTAAAAATCACCGTTTGTGTCGCTGGAACAATGTTACTCTGCAGTGATATATATTAAAATTCACATTGTGGAAAAAGGCCCGTCCTTACCGTTTTATGAAGACAAACACATCCCTAGATTGTGGGGAGCTTCGGCGCATGCGTACTTGACTGTTGTAGCCGTACTTCCTGCTAAACAGCGCTCGCCCTGTTTTAAGCTTACTTGCGAGAGGCAACAATGTCAGAAATTTACTTGATCAGACGGGACTGAACGGCTCTCACAATATATCACATTCAGGCAAATGAGCAGATTGACATCAGTGATCTGTTACGTTTTATACCCTTATTTACGGGATTGTGTCACAGTCACACTCTACAGGTTCCGATGAAACCATTGATGTCATACGCAACAGAAGTAAGCCTAAACGTGTTAGCACTGTATCACATCACATCACCATATAAAGTAGCTCAGCATGAACTTTTCATGACTTCTAAGGAGTGTTTTCTTCACATAGAGTGTGGAGGCGCCGGAACAAATGGTTACCAGCAGCCTCAGATTTGAAAAATTATGCTTCCGAAATCTCTTGATGGCGATTCCGCAAAGAGAATGAGACTCCCTCACCCTCCCTGTGTCAATCACGACAGAAGCCCTTTTTAACGTGAACTCACGCAGGACCACGTGTATATGATCACTGGGATTATCTGTCTCACTAAGAGTTTCGGTGTTACCACTGCCGTGAACATAGCTAATCAGGAAAATTGGTGGTGCCTCACAGCGTTAATAGAACTACTAGTTATCTGGTTTAATGTTATAATAAATGTCGATACTATATATGTTTTCTATTTCTACAGCAAAGTAAACTATTCGAAACGCATGATGGGTAAAGAAAGGGCGTGACCCTTTTCACTCTTGATATGCTATTGGTTGTGTTCGGCCGACGCAGTGTTTAgatgaatttataaaaaaataaatctttaaaacgACTGTTAAAAAGTGACTATCGTCATGAAAGGAAATTTTCAGAATTGTAGGAGTTGTTATACTTTCACTCGTTTCAGTGGCAGGGAATACAATAACTAAACATGATCAAAAATACTAAGGTCTTAAAATCCTTCAAATTTAACTTAGTTTATTCTTAGTCAATCATGACTGGACAAAACAACAAGGTGTGACCCggtttaaatacagaaaaatgttcactAACATAGAGACTATTCCTCACTCACCCTCCACtggaataaacacaaaatgttttcataatattAGGAAGGAATACCGTATTTGTGAtctgtgatttaaaaagtgattCATAATCACTCAGAAGCAAAATGCCCTCCTGTTTAtcctgtatttttttccaatccAATTCAGCACCAATTCTCAGACATTATACCTTTCTAAtttataaaacagcattttgtgaTTGATTGGGTTGAAAAAGTATGTTGAAACTGCGTCTTTATTTTAACTGAGGATACAGCATCTGTAAAATCTATTCACcttctttaatgttttaccctttttatCGCTTTCACAAAtcaattgtgaaaaaaaagaaaatcattcattaatgtcaaagttaaaacagatttctacataaaaaggacaaataaaaatattaaatgaaatgtaacataaaatatgtGATTGCATCTATAGACATTttcattcacataaaaaaaacacagcacaaTGAATTGCTCTGGCCTCAGGCCAGGGATAAACGAGGAGTCTGTGGAGCTACAGAAATGAGGAATTCAAACCTAAGCATTGCTGATCTACTTTATATAAACCATAAGTGAATGGTTTACATATCAAAAGGAAGAAGTTTAAAGCATGATATGTCCACTTCAGGTTATTTTGTGAAGAGAAATTTGAAAGATTTGTGGGCATTCAAAGCTGGTTAAGATACATCCTTAAAAGACTTGCAGCagtaattgcagcaaaaagtTGTTTAGTATTGATGGTGCTGGATCAATTCCAACAGAATACACTATAGGTTGTGGTCATAACGTAACAGAATCAGAAAAGGTTCAGtgtgtatgaatacttttgtaagccACAATATCATAtgaattatatatatgtatatatatgaaTAGAATAGAGTTGAATCACATAGTTTAATAAGAATGGTAACCCCTACATACACAAAGTCCAGTTTTCACATCAGATGACTTGTGTAGTTTGTCCACTGGACAGACCAAGTGGAAATTAAAAGGCAGTGCAGCAGCTACAACACATCGCCGATATTGCTTGACCTGTAGACTGAGATGTATACCAGTATTGGGCAAGGTTAGGGTTTGGATTAGACCACTCAAGTTAACAAATTCCAACAGACTGAAATGTAAACTCATATGTATGTGAGTGTTAGTGATGGTGGGTGTAGGAGAGCTCCAAGTAACCAGTCCAAATATGATATATTGaacatctatttatttattcttttatgagTCATTGAGATTACATCAccccaaaaaaatcttttaagtgacaaatttaaaaaaaaaagtcaagtcaTGAATTCTAGCCTCTGAAGAGTTTATGTGATTTAGTTCCACCAGTccattttctttatgaaaagtGATTTAGACCAAACAGTTTGTACAACATATGAGAATCTTAACACTTTCTCTTCTTAAAAGCCTTgtggaaactgaaaataaagtttggTGACTAATTAAGATACACGTGATCATTACCagaaaaaaccaacaactttaaaataaagtgacatGATAGAATCTGAGAAAATACTCCTAGCTAACAGCTGTGCTAAACTAGCCTTAGCAAATTCTGACTGAGACACTTTCTTGTTCTCACTTCCTTAACTGATTCCTCAGCTAGTAGTTATACAGTTAATACGATTGCTGAATCCAAGCTGAtcttaaaataattatgaataTGTATATGTAGCCtaatcagtttaaaaatgagGTGTAGTTCAAAACCTAACTGAGACTGAGCATAAATGCTGCTATGTGAGGCTGCCTCTAGCTCTAGATTCAACCCCCACACATATGTATGAGTGGCAACAATATTCTCCGATCACACTTCAAAGCCAAACATGcagatttctgtaaaaacataacTTCTTTTTACACATTACCTGATAAGAGAAGCTCGGTTTGTAGTGGAAAGTGACAATGATATGCATCGCCTACATCACACCTAATGTAATATACGACTTGagacattatttttaatattactcTTAGTTGATTGGTGGCTAAAGAggcatttgattaaaaaattaagtCTTTCACAAATAACATTTGATCATTCTTCAGTGAAAAAGGCGGCCATCTTTATCTGCTCTGGTTAATAAATTGAGCAGTTGGGTAAAGAGAGCAGTAGTCTGAAATGATGGATTCAGTAAAGAATggcaacatgtttttcattatgTGCAGTTTGACCCTGTATAAAGGAGGAGACAAGGGAAAAGGTAATAACTGGGGAAAGTCAGAAATACTCATTTAAATGGAATCTATCAAGGCAAAGAACCTGTAAGATAAAGTCTTCTTGTGCACTCAGAACATATTATACTGTATATAATatacatgaacaaaaatatatagaaaagtGAATTTGAGtgtaagagtaaaaaataaaaagatgctgCCGACGTAGCATACTATCTTCCTCATCTTACACTGTGCTATAACATATATTGTATGCTGAATTAACTAAATATTCTATATTATAGAACAGAATAAATGTCTGGCAATCTTGTGTTTGGTGGAGAAAGTTTAGGAAAGATGATTGAATTCCCGAGTTAAGAGTTCTGGGTTATCaggctgtttatttaaaacctcTTTAGTCCAGAAGAAATTCTCAAACCTGGGAAGGCTGCATGTCAcgtttgcagctgcagctttgttGTAATTACATTTCACTCTTCGCTGAACATAGGATTGTAGAAGGAAGTgtgctgtttaaattagttttgagTGTTGGGTTACTTttaggggtgcactgattgtagttttctggctgatcgcAGATTGCCAATCTTTAAGAAACCTGACCTGGCCATTCCGATTGTGgccgataccaatttttttgtctgaaatgttgcccaatatagcaagaaagtcactgattTGTCGCTGAACAGTAGAGTAACTATTCTTAACTATTctgtaaacatgcagacataATCTGGTGGgccagtctgtcagtcaaacctctcattAGACCTTTAACcgaggtagataagatcagtggataaAATCAGCTTCAGATATAAGTATCAGCCGATCACTGATCTCCAAAAATGAGGGAGATCAGGGCTGAGTTATTGGTACACCCCtagtaactttaaaaagtaagtaGATATACTTTAGAAGATAATTTAGAAATCccaacaaaaaagtgttttctctaCAATTAAGGTGcaaaaatcattttccttcttgaCTTATAAGACATAGTTTGGTTTTTGAGAATTCTGAGAATATATTAATAgtaacaattttaaatgttgatgaaacatttaacttttttccctTGCAAGATTTAACAAGAAGAATAAGTTCACGTCCCACTATAAGAAAGCTTCTTGTCAGTTTTACCTTGAAGAATTGAAGCAGAAACATCTTACCTGAGCCTCACACACATGGAGAAATAGACCCAGAAGTATACTTAAAGGATACTTCAAAGAGGGAAAGTGACACGTTGCTAGCATACTTATTTGTCATATATCAGAAGTCTGCAAATCAGAAAAAGCAGTAGAAACAACCCTTTTAATTCGGTAACATATTAGTTGGCTGGCTAATATGTTATCTTAAACCTAAAGTTAAAAGAATTGATCCCATAGCAGTCATTGTTAGATAGACCATCAAACTAAAAGGAAGGACACAGTGGATAGACTTCTGTTTGAAAACATGCACCAATCACTTTCAACAGATTGTTTTCTAAACGCAAGCAAGTTCAGAGAATAGCTCAGAATAGCAGTCACTGAAAAAAGACCTGAATGAACCATCAAATATTATCTTAGACATTCTCAAGATATacgttgattaaaaaaaatatctgatgaACATGACATCATTTCAAAAGTCCtgaaaatgatccaaaacaccgCAGTAACCATGCCAGACCTGCAGGTCGCAGTGCAACACAACCATGACAAGAAACCCAAAACAGAGGAATGAACCTGAACGTCACATGTTGATGTTCTTGATGTTGAGAGTTACGTTAGAGCTGGGGTAATGACGTCGCAGTCTTTAGCAAAATGTTGTTTAGTGGTTATCCACGTGAAAACTCAAAGGTGGCATAAGGTGAAACTCCAGATTGGAACTGAAAGAACTTTTCAGATCTACAGTTATCGCTGGAAAAATATTGTTCTTATTGGAATGCAAAGCTGAAACAATAGCAGCGTTTTATATACTTTGCGTGATGTTATTCCTGTGTGAAGCGCAGTGGGGTAGAAACTTGCTGTTAGCTTGCTAACTTGCTAACCGGCAAGCTTTTAGCTTGCTAACTTGCTAACCGGCAAGCTTTTAGCTTGCTAACTTGCTAACCGGCAAGCTTTTAGCTTGCTAACTTGCTAACCGGCAAGCTTTTAACTTGCTAACCGGCAAGCTAACACCTGAATATATCAATGTTAATATGTCCTGTATTCACCATAATTAGCTTATATTCACACCTTTTAGTACATGAATTGAGTTTGCTCAGAACTGTGTAGACCCACCCACAGAAGATACCTAATCTCTACGGTGTAAGATGTGACATTTTGTCAACTTGAATGTTGCAAAAGATGTGCTAATTTTATGATGATTGAAAGAACAACCTTAAAAATAAGTAGAGCAAGAAAAGGTTTTGTAGCCATGTAACAAGTGAGAGAGAACAAGTTTCATAGAGGGTGAGAAGGGGAAAAGCCTAACGAGAAATTCAGCCACCAAGTAACATTGCCAGTGCCTCCACTTGGAGAGTTGATGTTACTACACCCTATAAAGCCATTTGCTTTCAACTGTCTTTCGGAAAGGGCTTAAAAGAGAGCTGAAGGAGTTTTTGTTTGAGTTAATTACtcttgtatttttgtaaaatgaaaatggttggaaaatctgtcaaaaaagTGTAACCTTCAGTTTTTCCCACTTAGCACAGTGGGtgggaataaaaacaccaaacaagTCTCACAGCAGCTCTTACGATTTTCTTATGATTCCAGTTTCCTCTCAAAGTCATCTGGCAAATTAAATTGTTGCAGTTTTATCAATATTACCCTAAGTTAGTGAACGCTTATAGAAGAaccaaaaaattaattaatacatCTACTGTCCATCTTATTACTAGTGTTATTTACAGATGCCTTAAATAGAACCACAAACCTTCAGTACCATGGTCTATCTGTATGTAAACATCTTAACTACAAATATTCTCAGATTTTGATGGTATGCATCTATTTACAAGATAATTAAAGGTTTAAAATCGATTTGGTGTTAGTGCACACAGTTTACAATAACAGGAGGAGCAGCACACTGCTTTACACTTATTGCAGTATGCTGTGTCTCTTTACACTATCAACTCCAACAACTTCTTGTGATCTCTTTGTATGCCATCTCTATAGTTTTTTATTATCTACGAGAATTACAACAGAGTGTAGGCAAAACATTGCACAAACTTTGACAGGTAGACCTTACAATCATAAGTCCGTTTGCTCCTGTACTGAGAGAAGGGCATATGGCTAGGTTCTGTTTTTCACATTGCGTCAGGAGGCTCTGTGCACCTGGTGTTATGCCTCACTATATAGATTCCACCTGCCAATAAGACTGGAATGCACATTTCCTTGCGATAATCTCAGCTCTTAGAGTGATCCAAACAAAGACAAGGGCACAAGTCACAAAGTAAGGAAGGAACAGTGGCTACATCACAGGGTGGTGACTCGGAGTGGTCTGGTTTCTATTGATGGCCGCAAGACGAAGTGAGATCTCAGTGCGATGAGACAGTTTATGAACACATAGTATCAACAGTTAGCAGTGGCAGCCCTTCTCGGGGGAAGCAGTCGCAAGTTCCTCTTCGTCATCACCCGGGTAGAGGACCTTTGCAGTGAGGCCACTTTTAACGCCATCCCAGCCATCACGGGTAACGATCTCCCCCATCTTCATCAGCTCGAAGATATCTCTGGTCAGCAGCTCGAACGCCCGGTCCACATTACTGTTGCACTTAGCCGACGTCTCGATGTAGCGGATTCCCAGATCGGCGGCAAGCTGCTCGGCCTCATCCCGGCTCACCTTGCGGTCCTTGTTGAGGTCGCTCTTGTGGCCGATGAGTATGTAGACCATGTGGTGGGGCAGGATGTGCTCGCTCACCTCCTTATGCCATTCTTTCACATGGTCAAAGGTCTTGCGGTTGGTGAGGTCAAAGACTAGCAGTCCCCCAACAGAGTTGCGGTAGTATGATGTTGTGATAGACctagagaaaaaagaaattattgataAATCCATAACTCAGAACAAATGTATTCTTCGTCAAAGCACAGCTTATGTATTGGTGTGCTGTAGAAAACGAGTTGCCTTCTTTCACTCCTAAAATGAGTGAAAGAAATTCTGAGAAACTTATTTGAGGTAGGGggttaaggaaaaaaaaaagtcacgtCCTGTAATAGCCAAATCGAAGTTGTGCAGAATCCACATCAATAGTTTCCTAAGCTCCATTTCTTCAGAGACACACATTTTCTGCACTAGCAATTATGCTTTTAGTGTAGGTCAGAGGTTCTCCAAACAAGTCAAGGACAATCCAATTCAAGGTTTAAGTTCTTGTCAGATCAAGTGTTGAGTCAGGTCTAGAGCTGGTTGAGATCACACTAGTCCCTATCTCAATATTTTACATCATCACAGACAAGCCGTAGGCCAACTCGATTTTGGAAGCCATTTTATAAGgtctaaatgaaaaaatgtaacCAGGCTGTGTTGTGTGGGTTTCAAAGGAAATTTTTAATCAGCTTTGATAAAGACAGCATGATCTCACTCTGACAAACTATGAAAAATCCAACCTCTAATTAGAGAATGTTTATTCAGTGGGGATAATAACctatattaagaaataaaatcttaccCACACTGTCGGttaatggagtttttttttctgtatgaagGTTCTGGCAATGCTTTTTCTGAGAGGATTTTGTGGACTCTGGCTTCTTTTTGTGTCCTTTTCCATTCCACTGGTCTGAAACCAGGTCAATCATATTTACTCCCAGCCGGTCGGGACGGATGCCCTCTCACACTGAGCCTGGTTCTGGtgctgctggaggtttcttcctattaaaggggagtttttcctctccactgacACTACGTATGCATGCTCTGTATGAAGGATTGCTGCAGTCAATGACACAACGCTACAGGCttgtccaggaggagtgaaCGCTACAAGTCGATGACTCGACATAATCTGCTGAGTTTCCTTcgacaaaattaattttacaaatttgaataataaactgaacttgatgTCACTGAAAACTAGGATCAgttgaaataaatgtacttgGCTTGTATTCTGACTGTATGATTGGATTGAATTGCCTTTACTTTGTAAAGTACCTTCAGGCAATACTTCTTTTGAACCAGCACATTAtaaggtaaacaaaaataaaataaaattaacattgaacaagtcttttctgtttgtttgtttttttcttttcccctgcCGGGGGGtattttgtgggctctagtgtcccttatttgaaagtaggctgacaggaaagggggaaggagacgCATACTTTATGACCTTCAGTCTTTCCTGGTTATCAGGATGCAAAGCAAAAGTAATGTTgtggtagaaaaacaaaaaaatggagaaagaaaacagatttcaaCTGAGACCTCTAGATAATTCAGCAAGAAGCAAACTTGAATgacccacacagacacacaccgaGCATCACTACAGAGTGGACACACACCCAAAGTGGGGGTGGATGTAGAATCTAAAGTCTCTACAGGTTGTTATGGAGACACATTGATTTTAAGACAGGGTCACAGTCACGCTATGGCCAGCTGTTAATTCCAGGTAATTGTGCTGCAAGTTTTTCCAGTtggttaattatttaaataaaacaactaaagcaCATTTACTGAGGTAAGAAGTTCATAGCAGTGTGGAGTTCAACTGGGTGAATGCCATCTGTTGTACCATCTGAACTGGCTGTCATGGTAACGCTACATGCGGTATATTCATGATATTTATAGCGATTACCGTGTCAGCATTTCCACAATGTAAGATGGCAGCAGGTGTGTTATACGCTAAATGTAGCACTACTACGGTTCATAGTTTAAGAATGACATCAATACATGGGCCTGTGATATGATGTATGTAGTCTGCTAACAGAAGGAAGTGCAGCACAAACAACATGTTGGGACGCCATCTGGATGAGATGCTATGTTAGCATCAGCCCTTGTTACTGATAACGAGACCAGAGAGTCAGAACCAAGCAGTGGTCTTCAACCCTTCATCTCAAACTGGGCAGGTTGGCATGATAGATAAATATAGTTGACTTCCTGTACACTCATTTGTTCAGCGAATTAATGATATCTACGCATGGATGGATAAGTTCCTTCAATTAAAGGCACataatgacattttatagcacaatcaagtaattctgttactttcaggtgttataaaaatgcttcttCTATATATGacttaaagaaattttactttataatttaacaccttgaaattggacatcctgctctttctaaaactcCACCTCatgaagtcatcacaacatggctcctctattaactctttaacaagatttttttgtatttttttttatttcgctctgagaagtagctcctataatgaactcagcagattTGGAGTTCCACTAGgtgttgctaattgctgctagctagtctgaaggagcggaGTGGAGTGGAGGACTCACAGGGAGGACTGTGAGAGTTCTGTGAGACAGAAACTCTGCAGTTCAGAGGAGGAGCGAGCTgcaaaggcggggctaggtccgtTCAGGccttttgcacagctgaatggttgccatggagattaaagaatttatcaaacatgatggatgacagaataaaattataaaatgatgtCAAATAAGTCAGTTTTACATGATACTGTCCCTTTTAAATACAAAGAAGATAGAAGTACATCACTTTGGTGCAAAATATCAAGCACAAACCTTTCTCAGCTCACTGTCTGCTACATGCAGAAATGAAACATGGAATTTGTGATTCAGTTTGGAAATGTGGATGAATCTTCCTGCTGTCGTTCACGTTAAGgttaacacattttctgtcaaaggCTGTCTCTGAAAAACTAAGCCATGCATTTATCACAAGTAGGCTGCACTATTGTAACAGTTAATagaaaacacagctgctgtTCTCACAGGCACTCAGAGATCTGGATGTGTTACTACTGCTGTCCAAACCTTGCACTGGTTACCTCCACGTTTCATATAGAGCACATATACACCATAAAAATACTTCAGATGgggttctttttttaaacagcctTAAGAATTGACATTAGTgacttttttgaaaaacaaataacccCAATTCTTTTCTAACATGGAATGTTTTCCCCACTGgatttaatataatttcaagTGAAAGGTTGTATTGTTCTACAtttttcagagtgaaattttgctgctaaaataaaagatgtgtttattttaatccccccttttttttttttagcagagcTGCTATTTTATTCACAGATATGCTAATGCATTTGTGGGTCTAAGCCTAATCTGGACAAAGTCAGACTAGCAGACATCCTGCAGTGGATTCCACTAACCAGCCCCTGCCACCCCCCcaatatttccattttctggCTGTTATATTTTCCAAACACAGGAATAGGTGGAAGTTATTCTCATTTTACAGGTCAATGCTGCTCTGATCCTCACATGTAGAAACTCAAAGGTACATTTCAGAACTGCAGCTTGTTTTGGGAAAAACTGggaattttctccaaatatttggagcttttttttctgctaactCCTGCTTGTCTATAACTAAAACATCTATGTACGGTTGGTTGTTTCAAAGGACTGCACCCAgctcttctgtgtgtgtgtgtgtgtgtgtgtgtgtgtgtgtgtgtgtgtgtgtgtgtgtgtgtgtgtgtgtgtgtgtgtgtgtgttgtataaCCACACACTATCTACTGTGCGGAAGGAGAGCAGGGCTGGTGTGTGAAAGCATTAGTCCTATAGCAGGAGTGAATCGTGAAGTACAGGATGTGTGATGACCTGCTGAGGTCACAAGGCGAGTATGGGCATGTCCACATGTAGACCACCCAATCAAAACAGCAT from Gambusia affinis linkage group LG14, SWU_Gaff_1.0, whole genome shotgun sequence includes the following:
- the rab42a gene encoding ras-related protein Rab-42a, with protein sequence MDTLWQYQFRIILLGDSTVGKSSLLKRFTDGIYSDVADPTVGVDFYARSLDIEPGVKIKLQLWDTAGQERFRSITTSYYRNSVGGLLVFDLTNRKTFDHVKEWHKEVSEHILPHHMVYILIGHKSDLNKDRKVSRDEAEQLAADLGIRYIETSAKCNSNVDRAFELLTRDIFELMKMGEIVTRDGWDGVKSGLTAKVLYPGDDEEELATASPEKGCHC